The following proteins are co-located in the Ursus arctos isolate Adak ecotype North America unplaced genomic scaffold, UrsArc2.0 scaffold_13, whole genome shotgun sequence genome:
- the LOC113259338 gene encoding LOW QUALITY PROTEIN: WW domain-containing adapter protein with coiled-coil-like (The sequence of the model RefSeq protein was modified relative to this genomic sequence to represent the inferred CDS: inserted 2 bases in 1 codon; deleted 1 base in 1 codon; substituted 2 bases at 2 genomic stop codons): MTPPALPPHAPVPFPALHPSVGSTTSHRTARAGMQVGSSLPVLHPPPSAPISHRVLLIPPPECLSGPPAAIKAERPPGPMVARKPCRAAGRRSSPRRRGSAFFPTRARCHHRLCRRVCPARKAPLFRIPWPKNVHIHRVREREGGTSYSPQENSHNHSALHSSNSHSSDPSNNPSKTPDTPYDSADDWSEXSSGKKYYYDCRTEVSQWEKPKEWLEREQRQKEANKTAVNSFPKDRDYRREVMQATATSGFASGMEDKRSSDASSLLPPNILSQTSRHHDRDYRLPRAETHSSSTPVRHPIKPVVHPTATPSTLPSSPFTLQSDHQPKKSFDANGASTLSKLPTPTSSVPAQKTERKESTPGDKSVSHSCTTPSPSSASGLNPTSAPPTSASAIPVSPGPQSPIPPLLQDPNLLRQLLPALQATLQLNNSNVDISKINEVLTAAVTQASLQSIIHKFLTAGPPAFNITSLIPQAAQLSTRAXPSHQSPMSLTSDASSPRAYVSPRISTPQTNTVPIKSLISTPPVSSQPKVSTPVVKQGPVSXSATQQPITADKQQGHEPVSPRSLQCSNSQRSPSPGPNHTSSSNASNATVVPQNSSARPTRSLTPTLAAHFNKNLIKHVQGWPADHAEKQASRLREEAHSMGSVHMSEICTELKNLRSLVRVCEIQATLREQRILFLRQQIKELEKLRNQNSFMV; encoded by the exons ATGACCCCCCCCGCACTTCCCCCACATGCACCTGTCCCGTTTCCTGCGCTTCATCCGTCCGTGGGCAGCACCACCAGCCACCGCACCGCTCGAGCTGGAATGCAAGTGGGATCATCACTACCTGTGCTCCATCCTCCACCCTCTGCACCCATCAGTCACCGAGTCCTACTGATTCCCCCTCCTGAGTGCCTCTCAGGCCCACCCGCCGCGATCAAGGCAGAGCGCCCGCCTGGTCCGATGGTGGCGAGGAAGCCCTGCCGAGCGGCGGGGAGGCGCAGCTCACCTCGCAGGAGAGGCTCTGCCTTCTTCCCGACGCGTGCACGCTGCCATCACAGGCTCTGCCGCCGTGTCTGTCCAGCTAGAA AGGCCCCTTTGTTTAGAATACCCTGGCCTAAAAATGTGCATATTCACAGagttagagagagggagggtgggaccAGTTACTCTCCACAAGAAAATTCACAC AACCACAGTGCTCTTCATAGTTCAAATTCACATTCTTCTGATCCAAGCAATAATCCAAGCAAAACTCCAGATACACCTTATGATTCTGCAGATGACTGGTCTGA CTCATCTGGGAAAAAATACTACTACGATTGTCGAACAGAAGTTTCACAATGGGAAAAACCAAAAGAGTGGCTTgaaagagaacagagacagaaagaagcaaaCAAGACGGCAGTTAATAGCTTCCCCAAAGATAGGGATTACAGAAGGGAGGTGATGCAAGCAACAGCCACTAGTGGGTTTGCCAGTGGAATGGAAGACAAGCGTTCCAGTGATGCCAGTAGTTTGCTCCCACCGAATATTTTGTCTCAGACAAGCAGACACCATGACAGAGACTACAGACTGCCAAGAGCAGAGACTCACAGTAGTTCTACGCCAGTACGGCACCCCATCAAACCAGTGGTTCATCCAACGGCTACGCCAAGCACTCTTCCTTCTAGTCCCTTTACGCTACAGTCCGATCACCAGCCAAAGAAATCATTTGATGCTAATGGAGCATCTACTTTATCAAAACTGCCTACACCCACATCTTCTGTCCCtgcacagaaaacagaaagaaaagagtctACACCAGGAGACAAATCTGTATCACATTCTTGCACAACTCCTTCCCCATCTTCTGCCTCTGGACTGAATCCGACATCTGCACCTCCAACATCTGCTTCAGCAATCCCTGTTTCTCCTGGTCCACAGTCACCAATACCTCCATTACTTCAGGACCCAAACCTTCTTAGACAGCTGCTTCCTGCTTTGCAAGCCACGCTGCAACTTAATAATTCTAATGTGGAcatatccaaaataaatgaagttcTTACAGCAGCTGTGACACAAGCCTCATTGCAGTCTATAATTCATAAGTTTCTTACTGCTGGACCACCTGCTTTCAACATAACTTCTTTGATTCCTCAAGCTGCTCAGCTCTCTACACGAGCCTAGCCATCTCATCAGTCTCCAATGTCTTTAACTTCTGATGCATCATCCCCAAGAGCGTATGTGTCTCCAAGAATAAGCACACCTCAGACTAACACAGTCCCTATCAAATCTTTGATTAGTACTCCTCCTGTTTCATCACAGCCAAAGGTTAGTACTCCAGTAGTTAAGCAAGGACCAGTTTCATAGTCGGCCACGCAGCAGCCTATAACTGCTGACAAGCAGCAAGGTCATGAACCAGTCTCTCCTCGAAGTCTTCAGTGCTCAAATAGCCAGAGAAGTCCATCACCGGGTCCAAATCACACTTCTAGTAGTAATGCATCAAATGCAACAGTCGTCCCACAGAACTCATCTGCCCGACCTACACGTTCACTAACACCTACGCTAGCGGCACACTTCAACAAAAATCTCATAAAACACGTTCAAGGATGGCCTGCAGATCATGCAGAGAAGCAGGCATCAAGATTGCGAGAAGAAGCCCATAGTATGGGAAGTGTTCACATGTCAGAAATTTgtactgaattaaaaaatttaagatcTTTAGTCCGAGTATGTGAAATTCAAGCAACTTTGCGAGAGCAAAGGATACTATTTTTGAGACAACAAATTAAGGAACTCGAAAAGCTAAGAAATCAGAATTCCTTCATGGTGTGA